One Euphorbia lathyris chromosome 1, ddEupLath1.1, whole genome shotgun sequence DNA segment encodes these proteins:
- the LOC136201979 gene encoding lipid phosphate phosphatase 2-like isoform X3, translating to MPWWNLGYFSWFKNFSGIFQDKMREVQLGSHTVRSHGVTVARTHMHDWLILILLALIEILLNIMHPFYRFVGKDMMTDLKYPLKSNTVPIWAVPVYAILLPVVIFLFIYFRRRDIYDLHHAILGLLYSMLVTGVLTDAIKNAVGRPRPDFFWRCFPDGKDVYDKLGDVICHGDKSVIKEGHKSFPSGHTSWSFAGLGFLSLYLSGKIQAFDRKGHVAKLCIVFLPLLSACLVGISRVDDYWHHWQDVFAGGLLGLTIATFCYLQFFPPPYDSQGWGPYAYFRVLEEARRRAQASSGRRQASSGSNQVNSVTNETQLENEDESGGLGLHLISTSNLPREDVEFGRK from the exons ATGCCTTGGTGGAATTTGGGATATTTTTCTTGGTTTAAGAATTTCAGTGGCATCTTTCAG GACAAGATGAGGGAGGTCCAGCTTGGTTCACATACAGTGAGGTCCCATGGAGTCACAGTTGCAAGGACACACATGCATGATTGGCTTATACTGATTCTTCTTGCGTTGATAGAGATTCTCTTAAATATCATGCATCCATTTTATCGGTTTGTAGGGAAGGATATGATGACAGATCTTAAGTACCCCTTGAAAAGTAATACAGTGCCTATTTGGGCTGTACCA GTGTATGCCATTCTTTTGCCTGTGGTGATTTTCCTCTTTATCTATTTTCGTAGGAGAGACATTTATGATCTCCATCATGCCATACTGG GCCTCTTATATTCCATGCTAGTGACAGGTGTCCTTACTGATGCAATAAAAAATGCAGTTGGTCGGCCTAGACCTGATTTTTTTTGGCGGTGTTTTCCTGATGGAAAGGAT GTTTATGACAAATTGGGAGATGTTATATGCCATGGTGATAAAAGTGTCATAAAGGAAGGGCATAAAAGTTTTCCGAGTGGGCACACTTCAT GGTCTTTTGCTGGATTAGGTTTTCTATCACTCTACTTGTCTGGAAAAATACAAGCCTTTGACCGCAAAGGTCATGTGGCAAAACTGTGCATTGTATTTCTTCCGCTGCTTTCTGCTTGTCTTGTTGGCATTTCTCGGGTGGATGACTACTGGCATCATTGGCAGGATGTCTTTGCAGGAGGTCTCTTAG GGCTTACAATTGCGACATTTTGTTATTTGCAGTTCTTTCCTCCACCATATGATTCTCAAG GTTGGGGACCTTATGCTTACTTTCGAGTATTGGAGGAGGCACGTCGACGTGCACAAGCATCTAGTGGGCGTCGACAAGCATCCAGTGGTTCCAATCAAGTTAATTCAGTGACAAATGAGACGCAGCTTGAGAATGAAGACGAAAGTGGTGGATTGGGGCTACACTTGATTTCTACCTCTAACCTGCCAAGGGAAGATGTAGAATTCGGAAGAAAGTAG
- the LOC136201979 gene encoding lipid phosphate phosphatase 2-like isoform X1: MPWWNLGYFSWFKNFSGIFQDASSKRLEITTNTCQLLSSLDLPLIEQKNAEQDKMREVQLGSHTVRSHGVTVARTHMHDWLILILLALIEILLNIMHPFYRFVGKDMMTDLKYPLKSNTVPIWAVPVYAILLPVVIFLFIYFRRRDIYDLHHAILGLLYSMLVTGVLTDAIKNAVGRPRPDFFWRCFPDGKDVYDKLGDVICHGDKSVIKEGHKSFPSGHTSWSFAGLGFLSLYLSGKIQAFDRKGHVAKLCIVFLPLLSACLVGISRVDDYWHHWQDVFAGGLLGLTIATFCYLQFFPPPYDSQGWGPYAYFRVLEEARRRAQASSGRRQASSGSNQVNSVTNETQLENEDESGGLGLHLISTSNLPREDVEFGRK, encoded by the exons ATGCCTTGGTGGAATTTGGGATATTTTTCTTGGTTTAAGAATTTCAGTGGCATCTTTCAG GATGCTTCATCTAAGAGGCTGGAGATTACAACAAATACTTGCCAATTATTATCATCTCTTGACCTTCCACTCATAGAACAGAAGAATGCAGAG CAGGACAAGATGAGGGAGGTCCAGCTTGGTTCACATACAGTGAGGTCCCATGGAGTCACAGTTGCAAGGACACACATGCATGATTGGCTTATACTGATTCTTCTTGCGTTGATAGAGATTCTCTTAAATATCATGCATCCATTTTATCGGTTTGTAGGGAAGGATATGATGACAGATCTTAAGTACCCCTTGAAAAGTAATACAGTGCCTATTTGGGCTGTACCA GTGTATGCCATTCTTTTGCCTGTGGTGATTTTCCTCTTTATCTATTTTCGTAGGAGAGACATTTATGATCTCCATCATGCCATACTGG GCCTCTTATATTCCATGCTAGTGACAGGTGTCCTTACTGATGCAATAAAAAATGCAGTTGGTCGGCCTAGACCTGATTTTTTTTGGCGGTGTTTTCCTGATGGAAAGGAT GTTTATGACAAATTGGGAGATGTTATATGCCATGGTGATAAAAGTGTCATAAAGGAAGGGCATAAAAGTTTTCCGAGTGGGCACACTTCAT GGTCTTTTGCTGGATTAGGTTTTCTATCACTCTACTTGTCTGGAAAAATACAAGCCTTTGACCGCAAAGGTCATGTGGCAAAACTGTGCATTGTATTTCTTCCGCTGCTTTCTGCTTGTCTTGTTGGCATTTCTCGGGTGGATGACTACTGGCATCATTGGCAGGATGTCTTTGCAGGAGGTCTCTTAG GGCTTACAATTGCGACATTTTGTTATTTGCAGTTCTTTCCTCCACCATATGATTCTCAAG GTTGGGGACCTTATGCTTACTTTCGAGTATTGGAGGAGGCACGTCGACGTGCACAAGCATCTAGTGGGCGTCGACAAGCATCCAGTGGTTCCAATCAAGTTAATTCAGTGACAAATGAGACGCAGCTTGAGAATGAAGACGAAAGTGGTGGATTGGGGCTACACTTGATTTCTACCTCTAACCTGCCAAGGGAAGATGTAGAATTCGGAAGAAAGTAG
- the LOC136201979 gene encoding lipid phosphate phosphatase 2-like isoform X2, translating to MPWWNLGYFSWFKNFSGIFQDASSKRLEITTNTCQLLSSLDLPLIEQKNAEDKMREVQLGSHTVRSHGVTVARTHMHDWLILILLALIEILLNIMHPFYRFVGKDMMTDLKYPLKSNTVPIWAVPVYAILLPVVIFLFIYFRRRDIYDLHHAILGLLYSMLVTGVLTDAIKNAVGRPRPDFFWRCFPDGKDVYDKLGDVICHGDKSVIKEGHKSFPSGHTSWSFAGLGFLSLYLSGKIQAFDRKGHVAKLCIVFLPLLSACLVGISRVDDYWHHWQDVFAGGLLGLTIATFCYLQFFPPPYDSQGWGPYAYFRVLEEARRRAQASSGRRQASSGSNQVNSVTNETQLENEDESGGLGLHLISTSNLPREDVEFGRK from the exons ATGCCTTGGTGGAATTTGGGATATTTTTCTTGGTTTAAGAATTTCAGTGGCATCTTTCAG GATGCTTCATCTAAGAGGCTGGAGATTACAACAAATACTTGCCAATTATTATCATCTCTTGACCTTCCACTCATAGAACAGAAGAATGCAGAG GACAAGATGAGGGAGGTCCAGCTTGGTTCACATACAGTGAGGTCCCATGGAGTCACAGTTGCAAGGACACACATGCATGATTGGCTTATACTGATTCTTCTTGCGTTGATAGAGATTCTCTTAAATATCATGCATCCATTTTATCGGTTTGTAGGGAAGGATATGATGACAGATCTTAAGTACCCCTTGAAAAGTAATACAGTGCCTATTTGGGCTGTACCA GTGTATGCCATTCTTTTGCCTGTGGTGATTTTCCTCTTTATCTATTTTCGTAGGAGAGACATTTATGATCTCCATCATGCCATACTGG GCCTCTTATATTCCATGCTAGTGACAGGTGTCCTTACTGATGCAATAAAAAATGCAGTTGGTCGGCCTAGACCTGATTTTTTTTGGCGGTGTTTTCCTGATGGAAAGGAT GTTTATGACAAATTGGGAGATGTTATATGCCATGGTGATAAAAGTGTCATAAAGGAAGGGCATAAAAGTTTTCCGAGTGGGCACACTTCAT GGTCTTTTGCTGGATTAGGTTTTCTATCACTCTACTTGTCTGGAAAAATACAAGCCTTTGACCGCAAAGGTCATGTGGCAAAACTGTGCATTGTATTTCTTCCGCTGCTTTCTGCTTGTCTTGTTGGCATTTCTCGGGTGGATGACTACTGGCATCATTGGCAGGATGTCTTTGCAGGAGGTCTCTTAG GGCTTACAATTGCGACATTTTGTTATTTGCAGTTCTTTCCTCCACCATATGATTCTCAAG GTTGGGGACCTTATGCTTACTTTCGAGTATTGGAGGAGGCACGTCGACGTGCACAAGCATCTAGTGGGCGTCGACAAGCATCCAGTGGTTCCAATCAAGTTAATTCAGTGACAAATGAGACGCAGCTTGAGAATGAAGACGAAAGTGGTGGATTGGGGCTACACTTGATTTCTACCTCTAACCTGCCAAGGGAAGATGTAGAATTCGGAAGAAAGTAG
- the LOC136201979 gene encoding putative lipid phosphate phosphatase 3, chloroplastic isoform X4, with the protein MREVQLGSHTVRSHGVTVARTHMHDWLILILLALIEILLNIMHPFYRFVGKDMMTDLKYPLKSNTVPIWAVPVYAILLPVVIFLFIYFRRRDIYDLHHAILGLLYSMLVTGVLTDAIKNAVGRPRPDFFWRCFPDGKDVYDKLGDVICHGDKSVIKEGHKSFPSGHTSWSFAGLGFLSLYLSGKIQAFDRKGHVAKLCIVFLPLLSACLVGISRVDDYWHHWQDVFAGGLLGLTIATFCYLQFFPPPYDSQGWGPYAYFRVLEEARRRAQASSGRRQASSGSNQVNSVTNETQLENEDESGGLGLHLISTSNLPREDVEFGRK; encoded by the exons ATGAGGGAGGTCCAGCTTGGTTCACATACAGTGAGGTCCCATGGAGTCACAGTTGCAAGGACACACATGCATGATTGGCTTATACTGATTCTTCTTGCGTTGATAGAGATTCTCTTAAATATCATGCATCCATTTTATCGGTTTGTAGGGAAGGATATGATGACAGATCTTAAGTACCCCTTGAAAAGTAATACAGTGCCTATTTGGGCTGTACCA GTGTATGCCATTCTTTTGCCTGTGGTGATTTTCCTCTTTATCTATTTTCGTAGGAGAGACATTTATGATCTCCATCATGCCATACTGG GCCTCTTATATTCCATGCTAGTGACAGGTGTCCTTACTGATGCAATAAAAAATGCAGTTGGTCGGCCTAGACCTGATTTTTTTTGGCGGTGTTTTCCTGATGGAAAGGAT GTTTATGACAAATTGGGAGATGTTATATGCCATGGTGATAAAAGTGTCATAAAGGAAGGGCATAAAAGTTTTCCGAGTGGGCACACTTCAT GGTCTTTTGCTGGATTAGGTTTTCTATCACTCTACTTGTCTGGAAAAATACAAGCCTTTGACCGCAAAGGTCATGTGGCAAAACTGTGCATTGTATTTCTTCCGCTGCTTTCTGCTTGTCTTGTTGGCATTTCTCGGGTGGATGACTACTGGCATCATTGGCAGGATGTCTTTGCAGGAGGTCTCTTAG GGCTTACAATTGCGACATTTTGTTATTTGCAGTTCTTTCCTCCACCATATGATTCTCAAG GTTGGGGACCTTATGCTTACTTTCGAGTATTGGAGGAGGCACGTCGACGTGCACAAGCATCTAGTGGGCGTCGACAAGCATCCAGTGGTTCCAATCAAGTTAATTCAGTGACAAATGAGACGCAGCTTGAGAATGAAGACGAAAGTGGTGGATTGGGGCTACACTTGATTTCTACCTCTAACCTGCCAAGGGAAGATGTAGAATTCGGAAGAAAGTAG